tcaggtcagctcacttcacttgatcagttcttggcgaacggtagtgtctagtagctaaactgctagaatgagcaacaaaaaacaagcatctttagcaggtcactggccagagtgtttgagttgcgagagccgctgcagagatttcttacagaaaaagtcaccgttagctgcacattttagtgatgaggactgggtgtcaaaactcgcttacctgtgtgacatattcgggttgcttaatgacctcaacctgtcactccaggggagaatgacgacagtctttaaactggcagataaagtcgctgcatttaaagccaagcttgatttgtggggacgacgagtggaccggggtgtatttgatatgttccaaacagtagtgggggttttgggagagactgaggcagggccctttctctcgcagctggtgcgcgatcatcttgttgcgctttcaaatgagtttgagcgttacttctcatcctccaaagatctacggcaaaccaatgagtgggtccgcaacccatttgtcaatatcccgaatagtcctaacttgtcagcgcaggaggaagagcagttgatcgaaattgcaaatgacggtggtcttaagagtgtgtataaggaaacctctctggcgggtttttggatcagaaccaaagcagaatatcccgagatagccgtaaaagcgctgaaaacgtttcccaccacgtatctatgcgaggccaggTTTTCGGCCATGACTGCacctaagaccaaattgcgcaatcgactggacatttcaaacacactgagggtgtcactgtcttccatcactcccagatggaagcttcttgttgcagggaaacaagcagggctcacactgattatattcgtaatgcacgtttagttcccatgttttgttcccatattttgttaagcatatTCACActttagcttcaagttgttcaatattcatagttcatattgttcaattttcacttcttcaagttcacgttttttcacaagagatcgttaccttcactgttcatacataactggagctagttcttttcaagtaatgcatgcacaacacatatggaacatggaaccccctaccccccccgccagtccgtgaaaaaaaaaattaggaatcaaaccggtccatggtacataaaaggttggggacccctgctgTAGCAGACCTGGTCAGCTgatgacaaataaaaataaagtgggCAGATGCCCGTCCCAGAGTGGCATGACCGCCCGCACAGGGTGCGTAGCTCGCTCGTCAAGGCTGAGGACTGACAGCTGCTGGCgggtgagagggtgtgtgtgagagagggtgtgtgtgtgttgtggggggggggcatgatTGACAGGCCTGATGGGGTGTCAGACTCCAGTTAATCCACACACCCCAGTCTGCCCCATACAGACCAGTAACACTGAATGACCAGTCTGGACTAAACATAATGCCCTATATAATGACCAGTCTGGACTAAACATAATACCCTATTCAATGTCCAGTCTAGACTAAACATAATGCCCAATATAATGTCCAGTCAAGAAGCCTGATTCAGAGGCGAGAGATAGGAGAGGGTGGAGCGATGACGCAGCCATGTGCAGCGATAACAAAGTCACCAAAGGAGACACAAAACATTGTGCGACAAAGTTTAAACTATTTTAACTTTTGAGGCAACAAGCaagcaaatcacacacacacacacacaaacacagtatactgtatgttacacacacacacaaacacacactgcatgcacacacacacacaaacacaatatactttacacacacacacacacacacacacacacaaacacacactgcatgcacacacacacacaaacacaatatactttacacacacacacacacacacacacacagaatattgacAATAGTTCAGTtccaaacatatgcacacacacacacacacacacatatcatccCTTACAAAGGCAGATGATAACAGCACCTGTGATAGGAGTCCTAAATGGTTCACAGTcctcacatatcacacacacacacacacacacaccctcaccctccCTGACATACTCATCTCCGTGACGACGGTGTCCTCTGTGCCGGTTGTATGTTATGCGTGACGACTTGCTGCATTTTTCCAGCCTGTCCTCTGCTGGCTAAACTTAGAGCCGAGgcattgttacacacacacacacacacacacacacacacaggtattccTATATAAAGTGCTGTGGGCAGGCTGTATTGTCCCTGCAGGTTTCCGTGAGCTGTTACAGGATCAGAAGGCTTCATCATGGTAGGCTGACCATCTCTCTCtaatctcctcacacacattattacctTACTATGTACGgaacactgatgcacacacacacacacacacacacatgtatctcTATCACAATAAtgccatactgtatgtgtctgctGTTGTGAGTGTGGTCTGCGCTCTGGCTCTCTCTTCTAAAATAGAGTCTTGATCTTATTGAAACTTcctagtaaaataaaataaaatatgagaGTTccgatcccacacacacatgtatataccATAAAATATGAGAGAGTTTCGATCCCACACATGCATCAGAGAACTCAGAACAACAAATTCACACGAAATAGAACGACAACACCAatcgaagacacacacacacacacacacagcttctgcAACAGCACAAGAGTTTCATATGTGTACTATCtgatcagctctctctctctctctctctctctctctctctcacacacacacacacacacaccttgtgcaGTCTCCAAAGAAGGCCAAGAAGAAGCAGTCGGGAGAGGCCAGCTCCAATGTCTTCAGCATGTTTGAACAGAGTCAGATCCAGGAGTTCAAAGAGGTGAGAGataggagtgtgagtgtgtgtgtgtgtgtgtgtgagtgtgtgtgttttattgtcaCCCAGAGGGTTTCTATtaatcagtttgtgtgtgtgtgtgtgcgtttggtgTTCCTAACAGGCGTTCACCATTATGGACCAGAACAGAGATGGCTTCATCTGCAAGAACGACCTGAGAGACACATTCGCTGCCTTGGgtaagacacatacacacacacacacacacacacacacacacacaaacacagtatactttacacacacacacacaaacacacacttcacatgtgTGGAAATGAAATGTATGCAAGGAAGAGTAACCTCTGATATGGGTGAAATGTGCAAGGAAGAGTCcccggtatgtgtgtgtgtgtgtgtgtgtgtgtgtgtgtgtgtgtgtgtgtgtgagagtgagagagagagagagagagagagagagagagaaaagaatgtgtgtatatgtgtgtatttgtagtaGGCCAGCTGAAGTGGATGTAGTGGCTGTAACagtgcaggtttgtgtgtgtgtgtgtgtgtgtgtgtttacagggaGGCTGAAGTAATGTAATAACAAactggatgtatgtgtgtgcatgtgcgtgtgtgtgtgtgtgtgtgtgtgtgcatgtgcgtgtgtgtgtgtgtgtgtgtgtgtgtgtttccagggaGACTGAACGTGAGCAATGACGAGCTGGAGGAGATGGTGAAGGAGGCTCCAGGACCCATCAACTTCACTGTCTTCCTCTGCATGTTCGGCGAGAAactcaaaggtgtgtgtgtgtgtctgtgtgtgtgtgtgtgtgtgtgtgtgtcaatgtcctATTCTGCATGTTCAGCGATAAActcaaagctgtgtgtgtgggacaggtACGGACCCAGAGGAGACCATCCTCAACGCCTTCAAGATCTTTGACCCTGAGGCCACGGGTGTCCTGAAAGGAGACGAGTAAGTAGTCgcgtcacacacaaacacacacacacacacacacacacacacacacacacacacacacaccagacacactcagacacacacacacacacacacacacactcagacacactcagacacacacacacacacacacacattcagacacacacacacacacacattcagacacacacacacacacacacacaaccctgtctcctcacacacacacacacacacacacacacacacacgtctcccacacgcacacacatgctgctCACCTGAAACCTCACACACGTatgactcagagagagagaaagagcaagcgagagagaacatgtgtgtgtgtgtgcgtgcatgtgtgcatgtgcgtgtgtgcttgtgtgcgtgtgtttgtgtgtgtgcgtgcgtgcatgtgtgtgtgtgcgtgtgcttgtgtccgtgtgtgttcgtgcgtgtgtgcgtgtgtgtgtgcgcgcgtgtgtgtgtgcgtgcgcgtgtctgtgtgcgtgtgcgtgcgtgtgtcatGTTTTAGTTTTACTGAAGTCTGAAGTCTCTTCTCCACAGTATTAAGTACCATCTGATGTCACAGGCTGATAAGTTCACTGAAGCAGAGGTAAGTTAGCTGCCTCCTTCCACATACCccttctcccacacacacacacacacggacacacggatacacacacacacacacacacacacatcttgcagCTCTGTGGATTTGGTctggttctcacacacacaaactcatcttGCTCTGTGGATTTGGTCTGGTTCTCACGCAGGTGACTCAGATGTTCACCATGTTCCCTCTGGACGTCGCCGGTAACCTTGACTACAAGAACCTGTGCTATGTCATCACCCACGGAGAGGACAAAGAAGACAAGGACTAAAAAAACACAGCGGcccatcctcatcttcatcttcctcctcctcaccttcatcctcctcctcatcttcctcctcctcctcctcacctccatcCTCCCCACATCCTGTCAGTGTCGTGTCACATCCTGTTTTCTGCAGCTCTGTCTAAAGGTGCTTCCATCTGTGTTAGTTTCAAACTATGAAAACCAAATGTGTTTAATTTCTGTTTTTGTTCCTTTTTGTCGTATTGTCTAATAAAGAGTTCACCCTTTAACTGGCTACTTAATTAATACTAACTAATAAAGTTACATTTTAATAGACACCGTTAAAATGGGCTGCTGAGTCCCTCAAGAGTTCTTCTCTGTTAATCTTAAAGTCCCTCTTAAAGAGTTCTTCTCTGTTAAACTTAAAGTCCCTTTTAAAGAGTTCTTTAAAGTCCATCTTAAAGAGTTCTTCTCTGTTAAACTTAAAGTTCATCTTAAAGAGTTCTTCTCTGTTAAACTTAAAGTCCATCTTAAAGAGTTCTTCTCTGTTAAACGTAAAGTTCCTCTTAAAGAGTTATTTAAAGTCCATCTTAAAGGGTTATTCTCTGTTAAACTTAAAGTCCCTCTTAAAGAGTTATTTAAAGTTCATCTTAAAGGGTTCTTCTCTGTTAaacgtaaagtccctcttaaaGAGTTATTTAAAGTCCATCTTAAAGGGTTCTTCTCTGTTAAACTTAAAGTCCCTCTTAAAGAGTTCTTTAAAGTCCATCTTAAAGAGTTCTTCTCTGCTAAACTTAAAGTCCCTCTTAAAGAGTTCTTTAAAGTCCATCTTAAAGAGTTCTTCTCTGCTAAACTTAGTCCCTCTTAAAGAGTTCTTTAAAGTCCATCTTAAAGAGTTCTTCTCTGTTAAACTTAAAGTTCATCTTAAAGAGTTCTTCTCTGTTAAACTTAAAGTTCATCTTTTAAACTTAAAGTCCCTCTTAAAGAGTTCTTCTCTGTTAAACTTAAAGTTTATCTTAAAGAGTTCTTCTCTGCTAAACTTAAAGTCCCTCTTAAAGAGTTCTTTAAAGTCCATCTTAAAGAGTTCTTCTCTGTTAAACTTAAAGTCCATCTTAAAGAGTTCTTCTCTGTTAAATGTAAAGTCCATCTTAAAAAGTTctctgtgatctctctctctctctctctctctctctctctgtctcggcCATCTGGATTTGCATGGCTTTGCTGACAGATTATTCAACCCTCATGTAACCCTCCACATGGACACCACTGATAAATGTGTCTGGTAAGTGCTGTATCAGCTGATTCATGTGCCTGCTGTGACATGGTTAGCCTGGataccagactctctgacttcgcaaagagtctggcctagatctattggcaaacgtttatttcCTGGTTGGTGGACGTTTGTCTGAAGtttgaaatcattggagttcaatCACTAACGTTTGGTAATGACGTATGTTAACCACGGGGGACACAACGATAACGATATTGCAACTGAaacgtaatcgctctcaggaacgccctctgttcgctggttggttcgAAGACAAGTTGCCGAAGTAAATAAAGTGAACAAGagctattccagacggagtactgtagggaaatgtaaatgagcggaagtacgtagacaggcGTCAGGCTATGTGATGGTAGGACCACATTGAAATTATCagattaaaggcacactatgcaagattttcacctttatgaagccaatttgatggtaaatgaacaggtgaatcgttcacctagcatagctaatagacgtagcgagtccctaccgagaaaaccagccatgcaacttccaagagcAGCGCCCCTCCAAAACTcgtgagaatcgtgaaacattaccttgtcagtagacatagctctttggagatagtttttgccagttgttaatccttcacctccacaacaaaagcatttacattgtgtagatagatactttattgatcctcaaggggaaattcaagggtctcagtagcgtaaagacataacacacaacatgcacttacagcagaaatggtaaacattagtataagtataaacatataactaaactcaactgtacaataaagtcagtagaagataagataagaatctaacaaactaaatactaaatacactatataagttaaattaagaaagtccaatgtgcttgagggtgatcaagcataagacgcttgtagtgacagggccaggactggtgaggtgctaaagggagtgagtgtcgtgatgaaggtgcaaacagtagtccaaccatagtccttagttgtgtgtgcctggcaaggtgctcaagagagtgggtgtcatggtgaaggtgcaaaaagtagtccaacattagtcaaCAGTACAACAGTAGGGTCTacagaccagcataaataatatagtcaaataggagagtaaagtgtaatgtaaacaaggtaaaataaaaactatttcagtgcaagaacggGTTGAggtaacagtgtagcagtaaaacagtagtgaaaacattaggctgtgtacaatagtaaaacagtagtaagcagtagtgggcagtcagtactcaaaaaacatggacatggagaggcagacagactaagcagagaagtctatctctcctctcccctttagtgaggcattgaacagttaaatggccctaggaacaaatgacttcctcagcctttcagttgtgcatggcagtggcgaagtctccagctgatcaagctcttttggttttgatagtgctgtagagccggatgacattcattgtccaagatgttgttcagtttgtttagggtccttttgtcagatagtgaagtgatgcactccagttcagctcccactacagagccagctttccttaccagcctgtcaagtcgcccagcatccttcttctttgtgcttcctccctagcatactactgcatagaagagggcgctggccacaacagactgatagaacatcctgaggagcttgctgcacacattgaaggaccgcagcctcctcaggaagtacagcctgctctgtcctttcttgtagagtgcatcagtgttggctgaccagtccagtttattgtccaggtggagacccagatacttgtaggtgcttaccacctccacattgaccccatcaatggagactggtagcagagcgggcttagaccttcggaaatccaccaccatctcctccaTCACCGTCTTTGAGGTGttaagttgaaggtgattgagtttgcaccactgcacaaagtcctccaccaggctcctgtactcctcctcttgctcgtccctgatacaccccacaattgcagtatcatcagaaaacttctgcatgtggcatgactcggtgttgtagcggaagtcagatgtgtacagggtgaacaggactggagagagcacagttccctgtggcgctccggtgctgctggtcagagaggcagttcttcagtcttcagacgaactgtggtcgctcggtcaggtaatctgtaatccaggttaccaggtgagcgtccacacccatctgcaagagcttatctcccagtctgaggggttggatggtgttaaaagcacttgagaaatcaaagaacatgattctcacagcacttttccccttgtctatgtgagaatgtgtcctgtgtagaagataagtgatggcatcgtccacgcccactttctcctggtatgcaaactgtaacgggtctagtgcatggcgtacctggggtctgagcatccctaagaccagccgctccattgttttcatcatgtgtgatgttagagcgacaggcctgaagtcattcagctcgctggggtgtggtttcttgtgtacaggggggataagtcgTGAGAAGTCTGCTATTTACAATGGCAGAGTAACATAAATACATCGCGACTCTAGATGGAGC
The window above is part of the Alosa alosa isolate M-15738 ecotype Scorff River unplaced genomic scaffold, AALO_Geno_1.1 AALO_1.0_unplaced_100, whole genome shotgun sequence genome. Proteins encoded here:
- the LOC125290042 gene encoding myosin regulatory light chain 2B, cardiac muscle isoform-like — its product is MSPKKAKKKQSGEASSNVFSMFEQSQIQEFKEAFTIMDQNRDGFICKNDLRDTFAALGRLNVSNDELEEMVKEAPGPINFTVFLCMFGEKLKGTDPEETILNAFKIFDPEATGVLKGDDIKYHLMSQADKFTEAEVTQMFTMFPLDVAGNLDYKNLCYVITHGEDKEDKD